A portion of the Salminus brasiliensis chromosome 11, fSalBra1.hap2, whole genome shotgun sequence genome contains these proteins:
- the ckmb gene encoding creatine kinase, muscle b — MTKNCHNDYKMKFSLEEEFPDLSQHNNHMAKALTKDIYNKLRSKSTPSGYTLDDVIQTGVDNPGHPYIMTVGCVAGDEESYEVFKDLLDPVISDRHGGYKPTDKHHTDLNWENLKGGDDLDPNYVLSSRVRTGRSIKGFTLPPHNSRGERRAVEKLSIEALTSLDGEFKGKYYPLKDMTDKEQEQLIADHFLFDKPVSPLLLAAGMARDWPDARGIWHNDNKTFLVWVNEEDHLRVISMQLGGNMKEVFKRFCVGLQKIEEIFKKHNHGFMWNEHLGFILTCPSNLGTGLRGGVHVKLPKLSTHPKFEEILTRLRLQKRGTGGVDTASVGGVFDISNADRLGSSEVQQVQLVVDGVKLMVEMEKKLEKGEAIDNMIPAQK, encoded by the exons ATGACTAAGAACTGCCACAACGACTACAAAATGAAGTTCTCTCTGGAGGAGGAGTTCCCTGACCTCTCCCAGCACAACAACCACATGGCCAAGGCACTGACCAAGGACATCTACAACAAGCTGAGGAGCAAGTCTACTCCAAGTGGCTACACTCTGGATGATGTTATCCAGACCGGTGTGGACAACCCTG GCCACCCCTACATCATGACTGTCGGCTGCGTTGCCGGTGACGAGGAGTCCTATGAGGTCTTCAAGGATCTTCTTGACCCAGTCATCTCTGACCGTCATGGTGGCTACAAGCCCACTGACAAGCACCACACTGATCTGAACTGGGAGAAcctgaag GGTGGTGATGATCTTGACCCAAACTACGTTCTGAGCAGCCGCGTCCGTACTGGCCGCAGCATCAAGGGATTCACCCTGCCCCCCCACAACAGCCGTGGCGAACGCAGAGCTGTGGAGAAGCTGTCCATTGAGG CTCTGACCAGCCTGGACGGTGAGTTCAAGGGCAAGTACTACCCCCTGAAGGACATGACCGACAAGGAGCAGGAGCAGCTGATCGCTGACCACTTCCTGTTTGACAAGCCTgtctctcctctgctgctggCCGCTGGCATGGCCCGTGACTGGCCTGACGCAAGAGGAATCTGGCACAACGACAACAAGAccttcctggtctgggtgaacGAGGAGGACCATCTGCGTGTCATCTCCATGCAGCTGGGTGGCAACATGAAGGAGGTCTTCAAGAGGTTCTGCGTTGGTCTGCAGAAG ATTGAGGAAATCTTCAAGAAGCACAACCACGGATTCATGTGGAACGAGCATCTTGGCTTCATCCTGACCTGCCCATCTAACCTGGGAACTGGCCTGCGTGGTGGCGTGCACGTCAAGCTGCCCAAGCTGAGCACACACCCCAAGTTTGAGGAGATCCTGACCAGACTGCGTCTGCAGAAGCGTGGCACAG GTGGTGTGGACACTGCCTCCGTCGGCGGTGTGTTTGACATCTCCAACGCTGACCGTCTGGGTTCCTCCGAAGTGCAGCAGGTGCAGCTTGTGGTTGATGGTGTGAAGCTCATGGTTGAGATGGAGAAGAAGCTGGAGAAGGGAGAGGCCATTGACAACATGATCCCTGCCCAGAAGTAA